The genome window GTCGAAACCAACTGCAACACGGAACCCATCCCCTGAGTAGAGCTATAGATTACCATCGTGCCGTTAGGTGCGAGACTTGGCGTCTCATCCAGGAACGTGTCCGTTAATTGTTGAACGGCTCCCGTTTCCAGATCTTGTCTGGCGACGTGTTGAGCGCCGCCGTTGGTGCTGATCATCACCATAGATTTGCCGTCAGTAGCAACGTCAGCGTCCTGGTTTTGTGAACCTTCCCAGGTAATACGCTGCGGTGCGCCGCCATTGACATTAATTTTATAAATTTGTGGACGTCCGGCCTGATCCGAAGTGTACGCCAGGCTCTGGCTATCCGGGAACCAGGTAGGTTCAGTACTGTTAAAGCGACCATCGGTCACCTGACGAATCTGACCCGATCCCAGATCCATTACGTAAAGGTTAAGGCTGCCGGTTTTAGAGAGCGCAAACGCCAGCTTAGAACCGTCCGGCGAGAAGGCCGGTGCACCGTTGTGACGCGGGAAAGAGGCAACCTGACGAATCGCACCGTTAGCCAGCGTTTGGATCACCAGCGCAGATTTGCCGCTTTCAAACGTAACATAGGCCACCTTGCTGCCGTCCGGTGACCAGGCCGGCGACATCAGCGGCTGTGGTGAGCGGTGCACAACAAACTGGTTATAGCCATCGTAATCCGCTACGCGTAGTTCATAAGGGAACTGGCCGCCATTGGTCTGCACCACATAGGCAATACGGGTACGGAATGCGCCTTTAATGCCGGTCAGCTTTTCAAAAGACTCATCGCTGGCGGTATGGGCAGCATAACGCAGCCACTGTTTGGTGACTTTGTACTGATTTTGCGCCAGCACGGTACCCGGCGAGCCGGAGGTATCCACCAGCTGGTAAGAGACCGTATAGCTGCCATCGGCACCCGGCTGAATCTGGCCCACCACGACGGCATCAATACCCAGCGCGGTCCAGGCGGCTGGCTGCACTTCCGCCGCGCTGCCAGGTTGCTGTGGCAGACGAGAGCGATCCAGCGGATTGAATTTGCCGCTGTTGCGTAAGTCCGCAGCGATAATGCCGCCAATATCTTCCGGCGCCGCGCCCGGCCCCTCCCATTTAAACGGGACAACACCAATCGGACGCGCCGTATTCACCCCCTGGGTGATTTCGATGCGTACTTCTGCATGCAGCATTGCTGCCCACAGAAGAAGAAAAAAGCTTAGGGTTACACGTAGTGCCTGCTTCATTTTCTCTCCCTTATCTGAACGCCATGTTCTCGATAATTCGCACTGTTCCTGACGACGATTAACTAAAACCATACAGAGTACGGCAAGCTAACCATAGTTCAACCTGCCATTTGTTACTGCATTCTTACGGCTTGAATTCCAGCGTCGCATCTTTTACCGCCTGCCAGACATCCTGGCTTGGTGGTTTAGGCATACGCGCCATACGTGCCGCATTGATCGCCGCCTGACACAACGCCGCATCGCCGCCCGCCGCCGTAGCTGAAATCAGCAAACCATCAGGCGCCAGCTTAATACGAACGTCACAGGTGCGCCCCTTAAAGGTATCGGCATCGTAGAATTTACTCTCTATCGCGCCTTTTACCTGTCCCAGATAGCTGTCAATCGCCGCGCCGGAAGCGCCTGATTTTTTCTGAGTGCCCTTCCCTGCCGCACCGCCACCGGCCTGGCCGGTTTTCGGTGCGTTTTTACCCGAGGTCAGGCCGCCCAGTAAATCATCAACCGCGCTGCTGTCGCTGGCGGCTTCCGCCGCTGCTTTTTTCTTCGCTTCAGCCGCTGCCTTCGCTTTAGCTTCAGCGGCCGCTTTTGCTTTCGCCTCCGCTTTGGCTTTTGCCTCAGCGGCCGCTTTCTCTTTCGCTTCCTGTGCCGCTTTGGCCTTCGCCTCAGCCGCTTTCTCTTTTGCTTCCTGCGCCGCTTTGGCCTTTGCCTCAGCAGCCGCTTTCTCTTTCGCTTCCTGCGCCGCTTTGGCTTTCGCTTCAGCGGCCGCAGCTTTAGCCTGCTCTGCTGCTTTAGCTTTCGCTTCGGCTGCGGCAGCTTTGGCCTGCTCTGCTGCTTTGGCTTTCGCTTCGGCTGCGGCAGCTTTGGCCTGCTCTGCTGCTTTGGCTTTCGCTTCGGCTGCGGCAGCTTTGGCCTGCTCTGCCGCTTCTGCTTTCGCTTTGGCTGCAGCTTTCGCCTGCTCCGCCGCTTCTGCTTTCGCTTTCGCTGCAGCGGCTTCTGCAGCTTTTTGCTGCTCTGCGGCGCGTTTGGTGGCTTCTTCCGCCTGGCGCTGCTGTTCAGCCTGCGCCTGGGCCTGTTGTTTCGCCTCTTCCTGCGCCTGAAGCCGCTCTTTTTCCAGCTCTTTCAATCGCTGCTGCTCAGCTGCGCGCTTTTGCTGCAGCTCTTCCGCCTGCTGCTGCGCCTGCTTCTGACGCTGCTGCTCGGCGCGCTGGCTGTCGCTTTGCTGATTTTGCTGGCGGTTATACTGTTCAACCACCGCACCTGGGTCGACCATAACGGCATCAATATCGCTACCGCCACCGCCACCGCTGGCCTCGATTTTTTCGTTAAACGAACTCCAAATCAGTAATGCAATCAGGACGATATGCAATATCACTGAGATGATTATCGCGCGTTTTAACTTATCGTTTTGTTCGGATGCCTTCGACACGCTCGGTTCCCAAAAAACGGTTACGGAATAATTAAATTGGCTGCGTCATCAGGCCGACTGATTTCACACCCGCCTGGTGCAGCAGGTTCAGCGCCTTGATAATCTCGTCATAGGGCACATCTTTTGCGCCGCCAATCAGAAACACCGTTTTCGGATTCGCTTCCAGTCGGCGCTGCGCTTCCGCCACCACCTGCTCTGAAGGCAACTGCTCCATACGATCGTGATCGACAACCAGACTATATTGCCCAACGCCGGAAACCTCTACGATCACCGGTGGATTATCATCACTGGACACCGTTTTAGAATCCGTGGCATCCGGCAGATCGACTTCAACGCTCTGGGTGATAATGGGCGCCGTTGCCATAAAAATCAGCAGCAGCACCAACAGCACGTCCAGCAGCGGAACGATGTTAATTTCAGACTTCAGATCGCGACGACCGCGACCACGCGTTCTGGCCATACGTCACCTCTGCTTACTTTTTATTCTCGCTGGAGAATGCCTGACGGTGCAGGATAGCCGTGAACTCTTCCATAAAGTTGTCATAACCCTGTTCCAGTTTGTTGACGCGCTGGTTCAGGCGGTTATACGCCATTACGGCAGGGATAGCAGCAAACAGGCCGATAGCGGTCGCAATCAGCGCTTCAGCAATACCCGGCGCAACCATCTGCAGCGTCGCCTGCTTCACCGCGCCCAGCGCGATAAAGGCGTGCATAATCCCCCACACGGTACCAAACAGACCAATATAGGGACTGATGGAACCCACGGTGCCAAGGAAAGGAATATGGTTTTCCAGGCTTTCCAGCTCACGGTTCATTGAGATACGCATCGCCCGACTGGCGCCTTCCAGCACCGCTTCCGGCGCATGGCTGTTGGCGCGATGCAAACGCGCAAATTCTTTAAAACCGGCGTAAAAGATCTGCTCTGAGCCGGTTAGCTCATCGCGACGCGCCTGGCTTTCCTGATAAAGGCGGGATAGCTCAATGCCCGACCAAAATTTGTCTTCAAACGCTTCCGCTTCGCGTCCCGCCGCGTTAAGAATGCGGGTGCGCTGGATAATAATCGCCCAGGACGCAATGGAAAACCCGATCAAAATTAACATGATAAGTTTAACCAGAAGGCTTGCCTTCAGGAACAAATCAAGAACATTCATGTCAGTCACTGCTTGAACTCCGCGACAATAGACTTGGGAAGCGCTATTGGCTTCATTAGGTGTGGGTTGATGCAGGCGATAAGGACTTCTGCTTCATTGAGCAATTTGCCTTCTGCGTTAACGATGCGTTGCCTGAACGTCATAGTGGCACGGGTCATCGACATCACCTCGCTCTGCACTTCAAGCATATCATCCAGTCGCGCGGCGGCAATATAATCAACCGTGATTCGACGTACGACAAAAGCAATCTGCTGTTCAAGCAGCGATTGTTGATGGAAATGATGCTGGCGCAGCATCTCCGTACGCGCTCGTTCATAAAAAGCGATATAGCTGGCGTGGTAAACCACCCCACCGGCATCGGTATCTTCGTAATAGACACGCACCGGCCATCGAAACAGCGTTGTACTCACTTTACATCCCGGTAATGCTTTTTAAACGTTGCTACTATACGCAAGTGCAAACGGCTTTGGAATGGGTCACCAGAGCGCGGAGAAAATAATTATAGAATGGAAACTATTGACAAAAACGGCAGGATAATTATTGAAAAAAAACGGCGCTAAACAGACGTTTGCTGACATAAATTTTCAGCGTCAGACAGGCCTGAGCCTGTACTCATGCTTCAGGCCTGCAATCGAATCAAAAAAAGAAAATGAACGTTCCCAGCGAGAGGGCAATCAGGGCCAACAGCGGCGAGAAAAACATCTGCCACCGTACCCGGCGAGGATGAAATCCAACGCCGTGCACCACGCCAGCGCATACCGCCCATATCAGTAAAAAGCCCTGCCAGACGGTGAGCGAACTGGTGCCGGCGGCAAAACGCGTCGGATCCCAGAACAGGCAGCCTGCCAGCAGCAATGCCAGCACCAGAGAAAGCGCCCGCAGCGGACGCTTATCCATGATGAAATAGAGCTGTTGCAGCTGCTGACGCATCAGGGTTTATCCTGTTGCTGGGCGCTATCTTCTACATGCTCCAGCGCCAGCGCGGTGATAATCCCGAAGGCACAGGCCAGTAGCGTTCCAAGAATCCAGGCAAAATACCACATGGTTTAACGCCTCCGTTAATAGAGTGAATGAGTGTTGCTTTCAATATGTTCTTTCGTGATACGTCCGAACATTTTGTAGTAACACCAGCTGGTGTAAATCAGGATAAGCGGCACAAAGATCATCGCCACAAACAGCATCAGTTTCAGCGTCATCAGGCTTGACGTGGCATCCCACATGGTCAGGCTCATGTCCGGCTGGATGCAGGAGGGCATAATAAAGGGAAACATCGCCACGCCAGCGGTCAAAATAACGCAGGCCAGCGTCAGCGAAGAGAACAGAAACGCCCAGCCGCCCTTCCCGATGCGTGAACTGATAACGGTAAGAAGCGGCAATGCCACGCCCAGCGCCGGAATCAGCCACAGCAGCGGATGCTGATTGAAATTAATCAGCCAGGCGCCTGCTTCGCGCGCCACTTCTTTATTTAGCGGATTTGAGGATGCGGCATGATCCAGCGCGCTGGTCACCACGTAGCCATCAATACCGTAAACCACCCAAACGCCCGCCAGCGCAAAAGCAACCAGCATAATCAGCGCACAGATTTGCGCAGTGGCACGAGCGCGTAAATAGAGTTCGCCATGGGTGCGCATCTGCAGGTAAGTTGCGCCCTGCGTCAGGATCATCGTCAGGCTAACCACGCCCGCCAGCAGACCAAACGGATTCAGCAGCTGGAAGAAATTACCGGTGTAGTAGAGGCGCAGATAGGCGTCGGTATGGAAGGGCACGCCCTGCAACAGGTTGCCAAACGCCACGCCAATCACCAGCGGCGGAACAAAGCTGCCGATAAAAATGCCCCAGTCCCACAGCGTGCGCCAGCGCATATCTTCAATTTTCGACCGGTAGTCAAAGCCCACCGGCCGGAAAAACAGCGAGGCCAGCACTAAAATCATCGCAACGTAGAAACCGGAGAAGGCGGCGGCATAGACCATCGGCCAGGCGGCAAACAGTGCGCCGCCAGCGGTAATCAGCCAGACCTGGTTTCCATCCCAGTGCGGCGCAATGCTATTGATCATGATCCGACGTTCCGTATCGGTACGTCCGAGAATGCGCGACAGCATGCCCACGCCCATATCAAAACCATCGGTGACCGCAAAGCCAATCAGCAAAATACCGATCAGCAGCCACCAGATAAAGCGTACAACGTCATAATCCAACATGGCTGGCTCCTTTACTGCACCGACTGCGAGGCGAGAGTGGACTGCTCATAGTGATAGCGTCCGGTTTTCAGGCTGCTTGGTCCCAGGCGGGCAAATTTGAACATCAGATACATTTCCACCACCAGGAATAGCGTGTAGAGGCCGCAAATCAGTCCCATCGAGAACAACAGATCGCCGACGGTAAGCGTTGAATTCGCCACAGCCGTTGGCAGCACCTCGCCAATCGCCCACGGCTGACGTCCATACTCTGCAACAAACCAGCCCGCTTCAACGGCGATCCACGGCAGCGGAATGCCATACAGCGCCGCTTTCAGCAGCCAACGGTTTTTCCCGATGCGGTTACGAATAACGCTCCAGAACGAGAGGCCGATAATGCCGAGCATCAGCACGCCGCACAGCACCATAATGCGGAAAGAGAAATAGAGTGGCGCAACATGCGGAATCGAGTCCTGGGTAGCCAGCTTGATTTGCGCTTCCGTGGCGTCGACGACATTTGGCGTATAACGTTTCAGCAGCAGACCGTAACCCAAATCCTGCTTGTGGCCGTTAAAGGCTTCACGCACTGCCGGATCGGTATTGCCCGCGCGCAGTTCTTCCAGCAGGTGATAGGCCTTCATCCCGTTGCGGATGCGCACTTCATGCTGCGCCAGCAGATCTTTCAGGCCGGTAACTGGCCGATCGACCGAACGGGTAGCGATCAGACCCAGCAGATAAGGAATTTGAATCGCATAGCTGTTTTCCTGCGTCAGCTGATCGGGCAGGCCAAACAGGGTAAAGGCTGCCGGGGCGGGCTGCGTTTCCCACTCGGCTTCGATCGCTGCCAGCTTGGTTTTTTGCACATCGCCCATTTCGTAGCCTGACTCATCGCCCAGCACGATCACCGATAGCACCGCCGCCATGCCAAAGCTGGCGGCAATAGCAAAAGAGCGTTTAGCGAACGCCAGATCGCGCCCGCGCAGCAGGTAATACGCACTGATGCCAAGAATAAACATCGCGCCGGTGGTATAGCCTGCCGCAACCGTATGCACAAACTTCACCTGCGCGACCGGGTTAAGCACCAGCTCTGAGAAGCTCACCATCTCCATACGCATGGTTTCGAAATTAAATTCAGAGGCGATGGGGTTTTGCATCCAGCCATTTGCCACCAGGATCCAGAGCGCAGAGAGGTTGGAACCCAGAGCCACCAGCCAGGTAACGGCCATGTGCTGCACTTTGCTCAGGCGATCCCAGCCAAAAAAGAACAGGCCAACAAAGGTGGATTCGAGGAAGAAAGCCATCAGGCCTTCAATGGCCAGCGGGGCACCGAAGATATCGCCGACATAGTGAGAGTAATAAGACCAGTTAGTGCCGAACTGGAACTCCATGGTCAGGCCTGTTGCCACGCCCAGTGCAAAGTTGATACCAAACAACTTGCCCCAGAATTTGGTCATATCTTTGTAGATCTGTTTACCCGACAGGACATAAACGGTTTCCATAATCGCCAGCAGAAACGCCATACCCAGCGTTAACGGCACGAAAAGGAAGTGGTACATCGCAGTCAGGGCAAACTGTAAACGCGACAGTTCGACGATATCAAACATCTTAACCCCTTGCTCTTTGCTAAAAGCAGTTAATGCATGATGTTTATTTGCCGGAAAGCGTTGGCAAATAGCGCCATGCTGATTGCTGTTTTCAATAAAACGATATTTATATTTTGCTGTTAGACGGGCAGGGAAAATCATACCCGCAGGCAGCAAATGAAAGAGAATTGATAACTCACCGTGAGTGAGACGGTAATATCATACCCTTACAAACGATACGGTAAAGAGAAATTATTGTGATCTCCGGGATATTTTTTGATCTGGACCTGCATTTAACCTGAAAGCGTTAGAGAGGCGTGATATGACATAACGCAATAAAATCAAAAAACAGAAATCTGGTCAAATATGATATAAATATCAATTATTTAGATTATAAATTAAAATAAGGTTAAACATAAATATCAATTTAAATTAAACAGGTAAAATATATGTTA of Pantoea alhagi contains these proteins:
- the tolR gene encoding colicin uptake protein TolR, with translation MARTRGRGRRDLKSEINIVPLLDVLLVLLLIFMATAPIITQSVEVDLPDATDSKTVSSDDNPPVIVEVSGVGQYSLVVDHDRMEQLPSEQVVAEAQRRLEANPKTVFLIGGAKDVPYDEIIKALNLLHQAGVKSVGLMTQPI
- the ybgC gene encoding tol-pal system-associated acyl-CoA thioesterase; translated protein: MSTTLFRWPVRVYYEDTDAGGVVYHASYIAFYERARTEMLRQHHFHQQSLLEQQIAFVVRRITVDYIAAARLDDMLEVQSEVMSMTRATMTFRQRIVNAEGKLLNEAEVLIACINPHLMKPIALPKSIVAEFKQ
- the cydB gene encoding cytochrome d ubiquinol oxidase subunit II, which translates into the protein MLDYDVVRFIWWLLIGILLIGFAVTDGFDMGVGMLSRILGRTDTERRIMINSIAPHWDGNQVWLITAGGALFAAWPMVYAAAFSGFYVAMILVLASLFFRPVGFDYRSKIEDMRWRTLWDWGIFIGSFVPPLVIGVAFGNLLQGVPFHTDAYLRLYYTGNFFQLLNPFGLLAGVVSLTMILTQGATYLQMRTHGELYLRARATAQICALIMLVAFALAGVWVVYGIDGYVVTSALDHAASSNPLNKEVAREAGAWLINFNQHPLLWLIPALGVALPLLTVISSRIGKGGWAFLFSSLTLACVILTAGVAMFPFIMPSCIQPDMSLTMWDATSSLMTLKLMLFVAMIFVPLILIYTSWCYYKMFGRITKEHIESNTHSLY
- the cydA gene encoding cytochrome ubiquinol oxidase subunit I; translation: MFDIVELSRLQFALTAMYHFLFVPLTLGMAFLLAIMETVYVLSGKQIYKDMTKFWGKLFGINFALGVATGLTMEFQFGTNWSYYSHYVGDIFGAPLAIEGLMAFFLESTFVGLFFFGWDRLSKVQHMAVTWLVALGSNLSALWILVANGWMQNPIASEFNFETMRMEMVSFSELVLNPVAQVKFVHTVAAGYTTGAMFILGISAYYLLRGRDLAFAKRSFAIAASFGMAAVLSVIVLGDESGYEMGDVQKTKLAAIEAEWETQPAPAAFTLFGLPDQLTQENSYAIQIPYLLGLIATRSVDRPVTGLKDLLAQHEVRIRNGMKAYHLLEELRAGNTDPAVREAFNGHKQDLGYGLLLKRYTPNVVDATEAQIKLATQDSIPHVAPLYFSFRIMVLCGVLMLGIIGLSFWSVIRNRIGKNRWLLKAALYGIPLPWIAVEAGWFVAEYGRQPWAIGEVLPTAVANSTLTVGDLLFSMGLICGLYTLFLVVEMYLMFKFARLGPSSLKTGRYHYEQSTLASQSVQ
- the tolA gene encoding cell envelope integrity protein TolA, yielding MSKASEQNDKLKRAIIISVILHIVLIALLIWSSFNEKIEASGGGGGSDIDAVMVDPGAVVEQYNRQQNQQSDSQRAEQQRQKQAQQQAEELQQKRAAEQQRLKELEKERLQAQEEAKQQAQAQAEQQRQAEEATKRAAEQQKAAEAAAAKAKAEAAEQAKAAAKAKAEAAEQAKAAAAEAKAKAAEQAKAAAAEAKAKAAEQAKAAAAEAKAKAAEQAKAAAAEAKAKAAQEAKEKAAAEAKAKAAQEAKEKAAEAKAKAAQEAKEKAAAEAKAKAEAKAKAAAEAKAKAAAEAKKKAAAEAASDSSAVDDLLGGLTSGKNAPKTGQAGGGAAGKGTQKKSGASGAAIDSYLGQVKGAIESKFYDADTFKGRTCDVRIKLAPDGLLISATAAGGDAALCQAAINAARMARMPKPPSQDVWQAVKDATLEFKP
- the ybgE gene encoding cyd operon protein YbgE, giving the protein MRQQLQQLYFIMDKRPLRALSLVLALLLAGCLFWDPTRFAAGTSSLTVWQGFLLIWAVCAGVVHGVGFHPRRVRWQMFFSPLLALIALSLGTFIFFF
- the tolB gene encoding Tol-Pal system beta propeller repeat protein TolB, which codes for MKQALRVTLSFFLLLWAAMLHAEVRIEITQGVNTARPIGVVPFKWEGPGAAPEDIGGIIAADLRNSGKFNPLDRSRLPQQPGSAAEVQPAAWTALGIDAVVVGQIQPGADGSYTVSYQLVDTSGSPGTVLAQNQYKVTKQWLRYAAHTASDESFEKLTGIKGAFRTRIAYVVQTNGGQFPYELRVADYDGYNQFVVHRSPQPLMSPAWSPDGSKVAYVTFESGKSALVIQTLANGAIRQVASFPRHNGAPAFSPDGSKLAFALSKTGSLNLYVMDLGSGQIRQVTDGRFNSTEPTWFPDSQSLAYTSDQAGRPQIYKINVNGGAPQRITWEGSQNQDADVATDGKSMVMISTNGGAQHVARQDLETGAVQQLTDTFLDETPSLAPNGTMVIYSSTQGMGSVLQLVSTDGRFKARLPATDGQVKFPAWSPYL
- the tolQ gene encoding Tol-Pal system protein TolQ; protein product: MTDMNVLDLFLKASLLVKLIMLILIGFSIASWAIIIQRTRILNAAGREAEAFEDKFWSGIELSRLYQESQARRDELTGSEQIFYAGFKEFARLHRANSHAPEAVLEGASRAMRISMNRELESLENHIPFLGTVGSISPYIGLFGTVWGIMHAFIALGAVKQATLQMVAPGIAEALIATAIGLFAAIPAVMAYNRLNQRVNKLEQGYDNFMEEFTAILHRQAFSSENKK
- the cydX gene encoding cytochrome bd-I oxidase subunit CydX, translated to MWYFAWILGTLLACAFGIITALALEHVEDSAQQQDKP